A single Brachybacterium sillae DNA region contains:
- the larC gene encoding peptidoglycan-binding domain-containing protein has product MSPDARRDHHTSRRGLLRVAAVTGAVGSGLLLPGAAHADLTLVQVQRAAGVTADGLYGDATRSAVLAYQRRHGLPADGRAGATTRRHMGVTRIGENPGSGTPSPILVDAWDRPISRAKAVARAKYWLTAHNGGPVPYSMEKYFRGPHAHGGQKVARGVAPAPMSSTSPTGAALVRGLANTAGPQPAMTQLAHGIDTGTEETPGRPDVVRVVIGDPVGHPTGSPRDGIHDTPASAVPIEVKRTTWICTCGRGWPMVSWATAQCTSGSRGSCWSTAGLL; this is encoded by the coding sequence ATGTCCCCCGATGCTCGGCGCGACCATCACACCTCACGCCGCGGCCTGCTGCGGGTCGCTGCCGTCACCGGCGCCGTCGGCAGCGGACTGCTCCTGCCCGGGGCCGCCCACGCCGATCTCACGCTCGTCCAGGTGCAGCGCGCCGCGGGCGTCACCGCCGATGGCCTCTACGGTGATGCGACCCGCAGCGCGGTGCTCGCCTATCAGCGTCGCCACGGTCTGCCCGCCGACGGTCGCGCCGGCGCCACCACTCGCCGCCACATGGGTGTCACCCGCATCGGGGAGAACCCGGGCAGCGGTACTCCGAGCCCGATCCTCGTGGACGCCTGGGATCGACCGATCTCCCGCGCCAAGGCTGTCGCTCGCGCCAAGTACTGGCTGACCGCCCACAACGGCGGCCCTGTGCCCTACTCGATGGAGAAGTACTTCCGCGGCCCCCACGCGCACGGTGGCCAGAAGGTCGCACGAGGCGTCGCCCCGGCGCCGATGAGCTCGACATCCCCCACCGGTGCGGCCCTGGTGCGCGGCCTCGCCAACACGGCGGGCCCGCAGCCCGCGATGACCCAGCTGGCCCACGGGATCGACACCGGCACTGAGGAAACCCCGGGCCGACCAGACGTAGTGCGCGTGGTGATCGGGGACCCAGTCGGCCATCCCACCGGTTCACCACGCGACGGCATCCATGACACCCCCGCCTCCGCCGTGCCGATCGAGGTAAAGAGGACGACCTGGATCTGCACCTGCGGCCGGGGGTGGCCGATGGTCTCCTGGGCCACGGCGCAATGTACGAGTGGCTCACGCGGATCGTGTTGGAGCACGGCCGGCCTGCTGTGA
- a CDS encoding mannitol dehydrogenase family protein encodes MTDQTPSTPAEHRLVHLGIGNFARAHTLVYTAADPAWRVVAFTGRSARMAQTLTAQDGRYGLIVRGADGDDVSVIAVLEALEEFAGDAGDVNGVGGWFEQHVDIISTMVDRITPTASPADAQVVRDQTALVDATPVVTEPFHEWVVEDRFRGARPAWEKAGAQLVDDVEIHERRKLPLLNGAHTYLAYAGQLAGHERVDQAIADPTLRDGVEALWAEARATLPLPEQELTEYTSALVERFANPRLADQLLRIAADGSAKLRVRTLPVIAEAGGPEAAPGEVAVVAAWTAWVTQRVRAGGEVSDPQADAIAAAVKDAGQDDAARVRALVGLTGGEELGLDLDELARAVHAAE; translated from the coding sequence GTGACCGACCAGACCCCGAGCACCCCGGCGGAGCACCGCCTGGTGCACCTGGGCATCGGCAACTTCGCCCGCGCCCACACTCTGGTGTACACCGCCGCCGATCCCGCCTGGCGCGTCGTCGCGTTCACCGGCCGCTCCGCCCGCATGGCCCAGACCCTCACCGCGCAGGACGGCCGGTACGGGCTGATCGTGCGAGGCGCCGACGGCGATGACGTGTCGGTGATCGCCGTGCTGGAGGCCCTCGAGGAGTTCGCCGGGGATGCCGGGGACGTGAACGGGGTCGGTGGCTGGTTCGAGCAGCACGTCGACATCATCTCCACCATGGTCGACCGCATCACCCCGACCGCCTCCCCGGCGGACGCGCAGGTGGTACGGGACCAGACGGCTCTTGTCGATGCCACCCCGGTGGTCACCGAGCCCTTCCATGAGTGGGTGGTCGAGGACCGCTTCCGTGGTGCCCGGCCCGCGTGGGAGAAGGCCGGTGCGCAGCTGGTCGACGACGTCGAGATCCACGAGCGACGCAAGCTGCCCCTTCTCAACGGCGCCCACACGTACCTGGCGTACGCCGGGCAGCTGGCCGGGCACGAGCGGGTCGATCAGGCGATCGCCGATCCCACCCTGCGCGACGGGGTGGAGGCGCTGTGGGCGGAGGCCCGCGCCACCCTGCCGCTGCCGGAGCAGGAGCTCACCGAGTACACCTCCGCGTTGGTGGAGCGCTTCGCCAACCCCCGCCTCGCCGACCAGCTGCTGCGCATCGCGGCCGACGGCTCGGCGAAGCTGCGGGTGCGGACCCTGCCGGTGATCGCCGAGGCCGGTGGGCCGGAGGCGGCCCCCGGGGAGGTGGCGGTGGTGGCCGCCTGGACCGCCTGGGTCACGCAGCGGGTGCGCGCCGGTGGGGAGGTCTCCGACCCGCAGGCCGACGCGATCGCCGCCGCGGTGAAGGACGCGGGGCAGGACGATGCCGCTCGGGTGCGGGCCCTGGTGGGCCTCACCGGTGGCGAGGAGCTCGGACTCGACCTCGACGAGCTCGCGAGGGCGGTCCACGCGGCGGAGTGA
- a CDS encoding type II toxin-antitoxin system VapC family toxin encodes MTLVVDASVVAEVLLNTSRSGPARRHLAGEHLVAPSHLTAEVTSVVRGWMLGGHLREADGVRALREFPLLGIDLVDMTPRLPAVLALRHNRSAYDALYVVLARDLECALLTLDARVVRAAPDCAVTP; translated from the coding sequence ATGACCCTTGTCGTCGATGCCTCCGTGGTCGCGGAGGTCCTTCTCAACACCTCACGGAGTGGCCCCGCCCGCCGTCATCTCGCCGGGGAGCACCTGGTCGCCCCCTCACACCTGACTGCAGAGGTGACCTCAGTGGTCCGCGGGTGGATGCTCGGCGGGCATCTCCGCGAGGCGGACGGTGTCCGGGCGCTGCGCGAGTTCCCCCTCCTGGGTATCGATCTGGTCGACATGACACCCCGGCTCCCGGCTGTCCTCGCGCTGCGTCACAACCGTTCCGCGTATGACGCCCTTTATGTGGTCCTGGCTCGCGATCTGGAGTGCGCGCTGTTGACGCTGGACGCACGGGTGGTCCGCGCGGCACCGGACTGCGCCGTCACGCCGTGA
- a CDS encoding DMT family transporter, whose amino-acid sequence MSWIVLVLSGALEAVWATALGRSEGFTRLIPSLVFAVASVLSMWGLAWAMRDLPTGTAYAVWVGIGATLTVLVGIVTGTEPVSLAKVVFLAMIVGGVIGLKLVG is encoded by the coding sequence ATGTCCTGGATCGTTCTCGTGCTCTCGGGTGCCCTGGAAGCCGTGTGGGCCACTGCCCTCGGCCGCTCCGAAGGGTTCACCCGACTCATCCCGTCACTGGTCTTCGCGGTCGCGTCGGTGCTCAGCATGTGGGGGCTGGCCTGGGCCATGCGTGACCTGCCCACCGGCACCGCCTATGCCGTGTGGGTCGGGATCGGTGCGACACTCACGGTGCTGGTCGGCATCGTCACCGGCACGGAGCCCGTGAGCCTCGCGAAGGTTGTGTTCCTGGCGATGATCGTGGGCGGGGTGATCGGGCTGAAGCTCGTGGGGTGA
- a CDS encoding copper chaperone PCu(A)C, producing the protein MNITPAPTPSSATPTTSADAREVRPRLGGPQPGRRRLLAGFTGAAVLALAACAADDTPASSTGTSAAEAATATSAPSDGGAAGDAPVEIHDAWAKAAETGMTGVFARIVNTGDATITLVAAESDAASRVELHETAPDGSGGMSMNQKEGGFPIEPGAALELAPGGDHIMLMGLTRPVPPGESITITLRFADGSTVALEAVAKEFAGANESYASDGGGH; encoded by the coding sequence ATGAACATCACCCCTGCCCCTACCCCCAGCTCCGCGACCCCCACCACCAGTGCGGATGCCCGGGAGGTCCGCCCGCGTCTCGGCGGCCCCCAGCCGGGTCGTCGTCGACTCCTGGCCGGGTTCACCGGAGCTGCCGTGTTGGCCCTCGCGGCCTGCGCCGCTGACGACACCCCCGCGTCCTCCACCGGCACCTCCGCCGCGGAGGCCGCCACCGCCACCTCAGCCCCGTCCGACGGCGGCGCCGCCGGTGATGCCCCCGTCGAGATCCACGACGCCTGGGCGAAGGCCGCCGAAACCGGCATGACCGGCGTGTTCGCCCGGATCGTCAACACCGGCGACGCGACGATCACCCTGGTGGCCGCGGAGTCCGACGCCGCCTCCCGCGTCGAACTGCACGAGACCGCCCCCGACGGCAGCGGCGGCATGAGCATGAACCAGAAGGAGGGCGGCTTCCCGATCGAGCCCGGTGCCGCCCTCGAGCTCGCCCCCGGCGGCGACCACATCATGCTCATGGGGCTCACCCGCCCCGTCCCGCCGGGGGAGAGCATCACCATCACGCTACGGTTCGCCGACGGCTCCACGGTGGCGCTGGAGGCTGTCGCCAAGGAGTTCGCCGGGGCCAACGAGTCCTACGCGAGCGACGGGGGCGGGCACTGA
- a CDS encoding FitA-like ribbon-helix-helix domain-containing protein: MTTLQIRNVPESTSRALKAKAALAGRSLSDYLLAEVTRLAEQPSQEEVLARIAARAQADVPPAAEVLAEARAER, from the coding sequence ATGACCACGCTGCAGATCCGCAACGTCCCGGAGTCCACCAGCCGCGCTCTCAAGGCCAAGGCGGCGCTGGCGGGGCGCTCGCTCAGCGATTACCTCCTCGCGGAGGTGACGCGCCTGGCCGAGCAGCCGAGCCAGGAAGAGGTGCTGGCTCGGATCGCTGCCCGCGCACAGGCCGATGTGCCTCCGGCCGCCGAGGTCCTGGCTGAGGCCCGCGCCGAGCGATGA
- a CDS encoding Dyp-type peroxidase: MSSPDGRDAAPADPGRRRVLRAGALGAGAATLGAAGVGGAWALSTQRGGGPTAAAPGTPTATASADPAAPEAAAAPADTPLFGDQTVPFHGEHQAGIETAPQAAATLLGLDLRPGTDLAALRRLLRLLTDDAARLTQGEPALADVEPEMTREPARLTVTVGFGPGLMTAAGRTPPDWLAPLPAFQIDQLQPRYTGSDLLIQVAADDPLVVAHAARLLAKDARAFTTARFTQRGFRRARGTQPGGTTQRNLFGQLDGSANPQLGSEHFRRVVWIPDGPFAGGTSLVLRRIRMDLDTWDAVDRVARENAVGRHLDTGAPLGGRAEQDLPDFEALTPHGFARIPEFSHMRRARGVDESRHDEIFRRPYNYEETVGPEGELESGLLFLSFQADLRAQFLPIQQRLAELDLLNQWTTPVGSTVVAIPPGCQEGEYLGQSVLEG; encoded by the coding sequence ATGTCCTCCCCGGACGGACGGGACGCCGCCCCCGCCGACCCCGGACGCCGACGCGTGCTGCGCGCCGGCGCCCTCGGGGCCGGCGCCGCCACCCTGGGTGCCGCCGGAGTCGGCGGGGCGTGGGCCCTGAGTACGCAACGCGGGGGTGGCCCGACGGCTGCTGCGCCGGGCACCCCGACCGCCACCGCATCGGCCGACCCCGCAGCCCCCGAGGCCGCAGCCGCCCCGGCCGACACCCCGCTGTTCGGCGACCAGACCGTGCCGTTCCACGGTGAGCACCAGGCCGGGATCGAGACCGCGCCGCAGGCGGCCGCGACCCTGCTGGGCCTCGACCTGAGACCCGGCACGGACCTGGCCGCGCTGCGTCGGCTGCTGCGGCTGCTCACCGACGACGCCGCCCGCCTCACCCAGGGGGAGCCGGCACTCGCCGATGTCGAACCGGAGATGACCCGCGAACCGGCCCGGCTCACCGTCACCGTCGGCTTCGGCCCCGGGCTGATGACCGCCGCCGGCCGCACGCCGCCCGACTGGCTAGCCCCTCTGCCCGCCTTCCAGATCGATCAGCTCCAGCCCCGGTACACCGGTTCCGACCTGTTGATCCAGGTGGCGGCCGACGATCCGCTGGTCGTGGCCCATGCCGCGCGGCTGCTCGCCAAGGACGCCCGCGCGTTCACCACCGCCCGGTTCACGCAGCGCGGTTTCCGTCGGGCCCGGGGAACGCAGCCGGGCGGCACCACGCAGCGGAACCTGTTCGGTCAGCTCGACGGGTCGGCGAACCCGCAGCTGGGCAGTGAGCACTTCCGCCGGGTGGTCTGGATTCCGGACGGCCCATTCGCGGGCGGCACCAGCCTGGTGCTGCGGCGGATCCGCATGGACCTCGACACCTGGGACGCCGTCGACCGGGTGGCCCGGGAGAACGCCGTCGGCCGACACCTCGACACCGGTGCCCCGCTCGGTGGCCGGGCCGAGCAGGACCTCCCGGACTTCGAGGCCCTCACACCGCACGGCTTCGCGCGGATCCCCGAGTTCTCGCACATGCGGCGGGCACGGGGCGTGGATGAGAGCCGCCACGACGAGATCTTCCGGCGGCCCTACAACTACGAGGAGACCGTGGGGCCCGAGGGAGAGCTGGAGTCGGGGCTGCTGTTCCTGTCGTTCCAGGCGGACCTGCGCGCCCAGTTCCTGCCGATCCAGCAGCGTCTGGCGGAGCTGGATCTGCTGAACCAGTGGACCACCCCGGTCGGATCCACGGTGGTCGCGATCCCACCGGGGTGTCAGGAGGGCGAATACCTGGGGCAGTCGGTGCTGGAGGGCTGA
- a CDS encoding gluconokinase has translation MSRFAVDPAHAIAPFVLGLDVGSGGTRAALYDATGREVAGHRHKVPHAFTTAADGTSTLDADQVCEELRTAIGAVLDGTEAPVAAIGIDTFASSLVVVDDTGRALSPCITYADTRCRAHVATLRAQLDAAALHQRTGARIAASYLAPRLRWLREDQPDIARRAARFMALGEYAALRLLGEPALGTASAAWSGMIDRRTGEYVPELLQATDTETAELGRPRDPSDTLPLADSPLAREFPQLVGAMWVPVVGDGLTANLGIGATGPDTWGISTATSGAIRRLVEGNVDRLPEGLWAYRVDQRRTLVGSAMSDAGRMLDWAGTRLAIPEDIAHTDTTALLSAPVSDATPLVVPFLSGERGTRWRDGARAVFAGISASTTAEDLLRGSLEGLALSYLRIADQLELVGGAPQRIVLSGGMTENVPAWLHLLADALQKPIDHVAISRSTMRGAALLALEQVAPDVPIAEVPVRETVEPVAAHGEYYRERLARFEALADVA, from the coding sequence ATGAGCCGCTTCGCCGTCGACCCGGCCCACGCCATCGCTCCGTTCGTGCTCGGCCTCGACGTCGGTTCCGGCGGCACCCGCGCCGCCCTCTACGACGCCACCGGGCGGGAGGTCGCCGGGCACAGACACAAGGTGCCCCACGCCTTCACCACCGCCGCCGACGGCACCTCCACCCTCGACGCCGACCAGGTGTGCGAGGAGCTGCGCACCGCCATCGGCGCTGTGCTGGACGGCACCGAGGCTCCGGTCGCGGCGATCGGCATCGACACCTTCGCCTCCTCCCTGGTGGTGGTCGACGACACCGGACGCGCCCTCAGCCCCTGCATCACCTACGCCGACACCCGCTGCCGCGCCCACGTTGCGACGTTGCGCGCGCAGCTCGACGCCGCCGCGCTGCATCAGCGCACGGGTGCCCGGATCGCCGCCTCCTACCTGGCACCGCGCCTGCGGTGGCTGCGGGAGGACCAGCCGGACATCGCCCGGCGTGCCGCTCGGTTCATGGCCCTCGGGGAGTACGCGGCGCTGCGGCTGCTGGGTGAGCCAGCGCTCGGCACCGCCTCCGCGGCGTGGTCCGGGATGATCGACCGCCGCACCGGGGAGTACGTGCCGGAGCTGCTGCAGGCCACCGACACCGAGACCGCAGAGCTCGGCCGACCGCGCGACCCCTCCGACACCCTGCCGCTGGCCGACTCCCCCCTCGCCCGGGAGTTCCCGCAGCTCGTAGGCGCGATGTGGGTGCCGGTCGTCGGTGACGGCCTCACCGCGAACCTCGGCATCGGCGCCACCGGCCCCGACACGTGGGGGATCTCCACCGCCACCTCCGGGGCGATCCGCCGTCTGGTCGAGGGGAACGTGGACCGGCTGCCCGAGGGGCTGTGGGCATACCGGGTCGATCAGCGGCGCACTCTCGTCGGCTCCGCCATGAGCGATGCCGGACGGATGCTCGACTGGGCCGGTACGCGGCTGGCGATCCCGGAGGACATCGCCCACACCGACACCACTGCCCTGCTGTCGGCCCCGGTCAGCGACGCGACCCCGCTGGTGGTGCCGTTCCTCTCCGGGGAACGTGGCACCCGGTGGCGGGACGGTGCCCGCGCCGTCTTCGCCGGCATCAGCGCCTCCACCACCGCCGAGGACCTGCTGCGCGGCTCCCTCGAGGGCCTCGCCCTGTCGTACCTGCGGATCGCCGACCAGCTGGAGCTGGTGGGCGGGGCGCCGCAAAGGATCGTGCTGTCCGGGGGGATGACGGAGAATGTGCCGGCGTGGCTGCACCTCCTGGCCGACGCCCTGCAGAAACCCATCGACCACGTGGCGATCTCCCGCTCCACCATGCGGGGGGCAGCGCTGCTGGCGCTGGAGCAGGTGGCACCAGACGTCCCCATCGCCGAGGTGCCGGTGCGGGAGACCGTGGAACCGGTGGCCGCGCACGGCGAGTACTACCGGGAGCGGCTGGCCCGCTTCGAGGCACTGGCCGACGTCGCCTGA
- a CDS encoding FAD-dependent oxidoreductase, with protein MVENFRIHVGRRRVARLRSGTLIATTRAGLTAMLWERALATPAITVRLGTRVVDLDPTTRTLTLEGTDGGRSTLDASDARVVAADGVHSTARSALVQRGVLTPPRTLDWGVRFRVATSAPGASAPGMHPEDHHIFTSKGIYTATLRDGVWCVVMTAIEGDPSEQLVLTERSDAATLDALAAHLREHAPAAAPLLTREDLAAFTRQRSFGGAVVICPQLVVDDWLVLVGDAAHGVIPPTGEGGNAGLEDAAVLTEHLASGAARPLADYQAARVPDLHALGQYAWALCENLRGGDPARATATTVLRILDSTAAALHLPSAQVERRLFGPEAGRTPYREALGPWLRQRRRLLPPLEAGLRVAFRGAGRGGRR; from the coding sequence GTGGTCGAGAACTTCCGCATCCACGTCGGGCGCCGCCGGGTGGCCCGCCTGCGCAGCGGCACCCTGATCGCCACCACCCGCGCCGGGCTCACGGCGATGCTGTGGGAGCGGGCCCTGGCCACCCCCGCGATCACGGTGCGCCTCGGCACCCGCGTGGTCGACCTCGACCCCACCACCCGCACCCTCACCCTCGAGGGGACGGACGGGGGCCGCTCCACCCTCGATGCCTCCGACGCCCGGGTGGTCGCCGCCGATGGGGTGCATTCGACAGCCCGCAGCGCCCTCGTGCAGCGCGGGGTACTGACGCCGCCGCGGACCCTCGACTGGGGGGTGCGGTTCCGTGTCGCCACCTCCGCCCCGGGGGCGAGCGCCCCCGGCATGCACCCCGAGGATCACCACATCTTCACCAGCAAGGGCATCTACACCGCGACCCTGCGTGACGGCGTGTGGTGCGTGGTGATGACGGCGATCGAGGGCGACCCCAGCGAGCAGCTGGTCCTCACCGAGCGCTCCGACGCGGCGACCCTCGATGCCCTTGCGGCGCACCTGCGGGAGCACGCCCCGGCGGCAGCGCCGCTGCTCACCCGTGAGGACCTCGCGGCCTTCACCCGGCAGCGGTCTTTCGGCGGGGCGGTGGTGATCTGCCCTCAGCTGGTGGTCGACGACTGGCTGGTGCTGGTCGGAGACGCCGCGCACGGGGTGATCCCGCCGACGGGGGAGGGCGGCAACGCGGGCCTGGAGGATGCCGCGGTGCTCACCGAGCATCTGGCCTCCGGGGCGGCCCGTCCACTGGCCGACTACCAGGCGGCCCGGGTGCCCGACCTGCACGCGCTCGGCCAGTATGCGTGGGCGCTGTGCGAGAACCTCCGCGGCGGCGACCCGGCCCGGGCCACCGCCACCACCGTGCTGCGGATCCTCGACTCCACCGCGGCCGCGCTGCACCTGCCGTCGGCGCAGGTGGAGCGGCGGCTGTTCGGGCCCGAGGCCGGACGCACCCCGTACCGGGAGGCCCTCGGGCCGTGGCTGCGGCAGCGCCGCCGGCTGCTGCCGCCCCTCGAGGCGGGCCTGCGAGTGGCATTCCGCGGGGCCGGCCGGGGAGGCCGCCGGTGA
- a CDS encoding methylated-DNA--[protein]-cysteine S-methyltransferase: MNAPALAHRNVASPLGELLLVATATGLVRVAFNGEGFAAVLDTVARTLGVEDVGGREGAGAAGQHLETAARQLAEYVAGERCDIEVPLDRSLSRGFRGQVQAQLQTIPYGTTVTYRQLAEAVGRPAAVRAVGTACATNPLPIVMPCHRVVRSDGGLGGYLGGLETKRFLLELEATAAHPA, encoded by the coding sequence GTGAACGCCCCGGCCCTCGCACACCGCAATGTCGCGAGCCCGCTGGGGGAGCTGCTGTTGGTGGCGACCGCGACAGGCCTGGTGCGGGTGGCATTCAACGGAGAGGGTTTCGCGGCGGTGCTCGACACCGTCGCCCGCACGCTCGGGGTTGAGGACGTGGGCGGCAGGGAGGGTGCGGGCGCCGCGGGCCAACACCTCGAGACCGCCGCCCGGCAACTCGCCGAGTACGTGGCCGGGGAGCGGTGCGACATCGAGGTGCCGTTGGATCGGTCCCTGTCGCGCGGGTTCCGCGGCCAGGTGCAGGCGCAGCTGCAGACCATCCCGTACGGCACGACCGTCACGTACCGGCAGCTCGCCGAGGCCGTCGGCCGCCCGGCCGCGGTGCGCGCCGTCGGCACCGCCTGCGCCACGAACCCACTGCCGATCGTCATGCCCTGCCACCGGGTGGTCCGCTCCGACGGCGGCCTCGGCGGCTACCTGGGGGGTCTGGAGACGAAGCGGTTCCTGCTGGAGCTGGAGGCGACCGCCGCCCACCCGGCCTGA
- a CDS encoding riboflavin synthase, protein MFTGIITGLGTIRAITHGPDHTATLTLDGPAELLADLPRGGSLAVSGVCLTAVEPVSDPAAAASDTGASAAFTAVAMGETLDRTTLGHLTPGDRVNLERCTRVDDRLDGHVVQGHVDGVGTVRQVEDDGTWRRLRVGIPAGLAGQVAEKGAVALDGVSLTVTAVSDPGAAEPWLEVALIPETLAATTLGAAREGTAVNIETDALAKYTERLLAVRAAEARR, encoded by the coding sequence ATGTTCACCGGCATCATCACCGGGCTCGGCACGATCCGTGCGATCACCCACGGCCCCGACCACACCGCCACCCTCACCCTGGACGGACCCGCCGAGCTGCTGGCCGACCTGCCCCGCGGCGGGTCCCTCGCGGTCTCCGGGGTGTGCCTCACGGCGGTCGAGCCGGTGTCGGACCCCGCGGCGGCGGCGTCCGACACCGGAGCGTCCGCCGCCTTCACCGCTGTCGCGATGGGCGAGACCCTGGACCGCACCACCCTCGGCCACCTCACCCCCGGGGACCGCGTGAACCTGGAGCGCTGCACCCGCGTCGACGACCGCCTCGACGGTCACGTGGTGCAGGGGCACGTCGACGGGGTCGGCACCGTCCGGCAGGTGGAGGACGACGGCACCTGGCGGCGGCTGCGCGTCGGCATCCCCGCAGGCCTGGCCGGTCAGGTGGCGGAGAAGGGCGCGGTGGCGCTGGACGGTGTGTCCCTCACCGTCACCGCTGTGAGTGACCCGGGGGCCGCCGAGCCGTGGTTGGAGGTGGCACTGATCCCCGAGACCCTCGCCGCGACCACCCTCGGTGCGGCCCGGGAGGGCACCGCGGTGAACATCGAGACCGACGCCCTCGCGAAGTACACCGAGAGGCTGCTGGCTGTGCGGGCGGCGGAGGCACGGCGATGA
- a CDS encoding FAD-dependent oxidoreductase yields the protein MTSARTIVLGAGPSGLACALLLAARGHDVTILEAAEQLDLDPTSSYPIGVNPRGQETLRRIDPVLLARLRTEGRWSRTSASTSGAAGWPACAAAP from the coding sequence ATGACCTCCGCCCGCACGATCGTCCTCGGGGCGGGTCCGAGCGGCCTGGCCTGTGCTCTGCTGCTGGCGGCCCGCGGCCACGACGTCACGATCCTCGAGGCCGCCGAGCAGCTGGACCTCGACCCCACCTCCAGCTACCCGATCGGAGTGAACCCCCGCGGCCAGGAGACCCTCCGCCGCATCGACCCCGTCCTGCTGGCGCGGCTGCGCACCGAGGGGAGGTGGTCGAGAACTTCCGCATCCACGTCGGGCGCCGCCGGGTGGCCCGCCTGCGCAGCGGCACCCTGA
- the ribD gene encoding bifunctional diaminohydroxyphosphoribosylaminopyrimidine deaminase/5-amino-6-(5-phosphoribosylamino)uracil reductase RibD, with protein MEPTPSTVAPLPEALLRRILEAAALGPIGANPRVGAALVAPDGTILALGHHRGAGTPHAEADALAAARAAGHDVRGATCVVTLEPCAHQGRTPSCARALITAGIGAVRYAVPDPHAPAAGGARLLTDAGIDTGRWDDPALTAEAEALNRRWLQAITQERPLVTAKVAQTLDGRIAAADGTSQWITGPEGRAAGHALRAVVDAIAVGTGTALADDPALTARTPDGALHPHQPLRVVLGRRPLPPEARLHRTDGGPVLQFDGRDLAADLRLLRRDHGVEHLLLEGGAGLLAAALRADLVDDLWVHLAPTLLGEGRSGVGPLGIATLAHRLDLDLVPGSVQQLGRDLLFHAQPAPRRTA; from the coding sequence ATGGAACCCACCCCCAGCACCGTCGCGCCTCTCCCGGAGGCGCTGCTGCGCCGAATCCTCGAGGCCGCGGCACTCGGCCCGATCGGTGCCAACCCGCGGGTGGGTGCCGCCCTGGTCGCGCCCGACGGGACGATCCTCGCCCTCGGGCATCACCGCGGCGCGGGCACCCCGCACGCGGAAGCCGACGCCCTGGCCGCCGCCCGCGCCGCCGGGCACGACGTCCGCGGCGCCACCTGCGTCGTCACACTGGAACCGTGTGCCCATCAGGGCCGCACCCCCAGCTGCGCCCGCGCCCTGATCACCGCGGGCATCGGCGCCGTCCGCTACGCGGTGCCCGACCCGCACGCCCCCGCCGCCGGGGGTGCGCGTCTGCTCACCGACGCCGGTATCGACACCGGTCGCTGGGACGACCCGGCCCTCACCGCCGAGGCGGAGGCCCTGAACCGCCGCTGGCTGCAGGCCATCACGCAGGAGCGTCCACTGGTCACTGCGAAGGTGGCGCAGACCCTCGACGGTCGGATCGCCGCGGCCGACGGCACCAGCCAGTGGATCACCGGCCCCGAGGGGCGCGCGGCTGGTCACGCCCTGCGCGCCGTGGTCGACGCGATCGCCGTCGGCACCGGCACCGCCCTGGCCGACGACCCCGCCCTGACCGCCCGCACCCCCGACGGTGCCCTGCACCCGCACCAGCCGCTGCGCGTCGTCCTCGGCCGACGCCCCCTGCCGCCGGAGGCCCGGCTGCACCGCACCGACGGTGGGCCCGTGCTGCAGTTCGACGGTCGCGACCTGGCCGCGGACCTGCGCCTGCTGCGCCGCGACCACGGTGTGGAGCATCTGCTGCTGGAGGGCGGGGCGGGTCTGCTCGCCGCCGCGCTGCGGGCAGACCTGGTCGATGACCTGTGGGTGCACCTGGCGCCGACCCTGCTGGGGGAGGGCCGCAGCGGCGTCGGCCCCCTCGGCATCGCGACCCTCGCGCACCGCCTCGATCTCGACCTTGTGCCCGGCAGCGTGCAGCAGCTGGGCCGCGACCTGTTGTTCCACGCCCAACCGGCCCCGCGCCGCACGGCCTGA